The Sesamum indicum cultivar Zhongzhi No. 13 linkage group LG6, S_indicum_v1.0, whole genome shotgun sequence genome has a segment encoding these proteins:
- the LOC105164186 gene encoding AT-hook motif nuclear-localized protein 26-like, producing the protein MDNHSLPPPFHTRDFNLQHHLHHQNQNSEDEQSETTGLNMGQKRNRDEGKSDSAGKDGGSGAAEGEMSANRRPRGRPAGSKNKPIPPIIITRDSANALRTHVMEISDGCDIMDCVANFARSRQRGVCIMSGSGNVTNVTLRQPASPGQVVTLHGRFEILSLAGSFLPPPAPPAATGLTIYLAGGQGQVVGGSVVGQLLASGPVMIMAASFSNAAYERLPIEEEENAIPVQGGSLGSPPPPGSVGGQQQQQQILPDPSLFQGMPPNLLNSIQMPNEAFWATGRPPF; encoded by the coding sequence ATGGATAATCATTCACTTCCGCCACCGTTCCACACGAGGGATTTCAATTTGCAGCACCATCTCCACCACCAGAACCAGAATTCCGAGGATGAGCAGAGTGAAACCACTGGCCTGAATATGGGACAGAAGCGAAACCGTGATGAGGGGAAGAGTGATTCGGCCGGAAAAGATGGCGGCAGCGGTGCTGCGGAAGGAGAAATGTCCGCCAACAGACGGCCGAGAGGCCGGCCTGCCGGTTCGAAAAACAAGCCAATTCCGCCGATCATAATCACCCGAGACAGCGCCAACGCGCTCCGGACCCATGTCATGGAAATCTCCGATGGCTGCGACATCATGGACTGCGTGGCGAATTTTGCGCGGAGCCGCCAGAGAGGGGTTTGCATCATGAGTGGGAGTGGGAATGTGACGAATGTGACCCTAAGGCAGCCGGCGTCGCCAGGGCAAGTTGTGACATTACACGGACGGTTCGAGATCTTGTCACTGGCGGGATCGTTTCTTCCGCCTCCAGCTCCTCCAGCAGCGACGGGGCTGACTATATATTTGGCCGGCGGGCAGGGACAAGTGGTCGGGGGAAGCGTGGTGGGGCAGTTGCTTGCATCAGGGCCGGTTATGATAATGGCAGCTTCATTTAGCAATGCTGCATATGAGAGATTGCCCATAGAAGAAGAGGAGAATGCAATTCCAGTTCAGGGAGGTTCACTCGGATCGCCGCCGCCACCGGGCAGCGTCGGCGgccagcagcagcagcagcagattTTACCAGACCCTTCTTTGTTTCAAGGGATGCCTCCAAATCTACTCAACTCAATTCAGATGCCAAACGAGGCTTTTTGGGCCACCGGCCGGCCACCCTTCTAG